The genomic window GAGGCCGCCGCCGCGTTCGAGAGTCCAAGGCTTAAGAGACCGCTCATACCTCGCTCCTTTCGCGACAACGCCTCAGCCGCGCGGCGTGCCTCCGCCGCGCCTCCGCTCGTCCAGCCTGTCGATCATGGACCGCAACTCCTGCCGGTCCTTCGCCGAGAGGTCCCCCCCCTCGACGAGCTGGGTGAGCAAAGGGGCCAGCGAGCCGCCGCAGAGCGCGTCCGCAACGGCCCGCAGCCGCTTGCCGATCAGGTCCCGCCGGGCGATCGCCGCCTCGAAGACGTGCACCGCCCCGGACCGGTCCCTCTTCACGCACCCCTTCGCCTCCAGGCGGTCCAGGAGCTTCTGCACGGTCGCGTAGACCGACGTCCCCCCCTGCTCGTAGACGCGCTCCACGAGCTGTCGTATCGTCGCCGGCCCGCGGTCCCAGAGCGATTGCAGGACCGCGAGCTCCGCATCCGTCACGTCCGACTGCACCCGGTTCATCCCCCCCTCCCTATTCAGACGCCTTGTCTGAGCGGGATTCT from Aquisphaera giovannonii includes these protein-coding regions:
- a CDS encoding BlaI/MecI/CopY family transcriptional regulator; this translates as MNRVQSDVTDAELAVLQSLWDRGPATIRQLVERVYEQGGTSVYATVQKLLDRLEAKGCVKRDRSGAVHVFEAAIARRDLIGKRLRAVADALCGGSLAPLLTQLVEGGDLSAKDRQELRSMIDRLDERRRGGGTPRG